Proteins co-encoded in one Aphelocoma coerulescens isolate FSJ_1873_10779 chromosome 21, UR_Acoe_1.0, whole genome shotgun sequence genomic window:
- the TNFRSF25 gene encoding tumor necrosis factor receptor superfamily member 25 isoform X1: MKCCCPGVAWVILAALWLAASESQPPGWRDHGVPRRQRVLMQPLLRLRRRVTRSPCPAGMNWIETAHQCCPQCPAGERCPVRAAWHSTPWHSRGIAPGGRAPCHPTVPAGTFLFKPCTSPENGSVCRACPAGTFRTQPNTLSECQACYECDRQAFQSVLSNCSATSNVACGCEPGHFRVCLDQPCSEFSCRKCQPCTGRLIQQPCSEVQDTLCDSSCKPNFYREGDECRPCHMSTLDTCGKECQQVCGSNNDQGSGLEYILLGLTGPLFLGALAIYHKRKRLWHDALAGGPLPTAQATSSMAGAAATPWCQFNARRWDNLCWTQPCSPQATERATGTARQSLKPQALLCEPPSDEGEPSAPPEPRGALLQGSQLYAVIDVVPVRRWKEFMRMLELREAEIELVELEVAHIRDQQYEMLKRWCQQTSATLDHVFAALERMELAGCAEALRQSLSAGP, translated from the exons ATGAAGTGTTGCTGCCCTGGGGTGGCTTGG GTGATCCTGGCAGCGCTGTGGCTGGCGGCCAGCGAATCGCAGCCCCCAGGGTGGCGGGACCACGGCGTGCCGCGAAGGCAGCGGGTCCTGATGCAGCCGCTCCTTCGCCTGCGGAGACGTGTCACCAGGTCCCCCTGCCCCGCCGGCATGAACTGGATCGAGACTGCTCACCAGTGCTGCCCCCAGTGTCCCGCAGGTGAGCGCTGCCCGGTCCGTGCGGCATGGCACAGCACACCATGGCACAGCAGGGGCATTGCTCCAGGTGGCCGTGCTCCCTGTCaccccactgtccctgcagggacATTCCTGTTCAAGCCCTGCACAAGCCCTGAGAATGGCAGCGTGTGCCGCGCCTGTCCTGCTGGCACCTTCCGCACCCAGCCCAACACCCTCAGCGAGTGCCAGGCTTGCTACGAGTGTGACCGACAAG CTTTCCAGAGTGTGCTGAGCAACTGCTCGGCCACCAGCAACGTCGCCTGTGGCTGTGAGCCCGGCCACTTCCGTGTCTGCCTTGACCAGCCCTGCAGCGAGTTCTCTTGCCGGAAATGCCAGCCCTGCACTGGACGCCTCATCCAGCAACCCT GCTCGGAGGTGCAGGACACACTTTGCGACAGCAGCTGCAAGCCCAACTTCTACAGAGAGGGTGACGAGTGCCGGCCATGCCACAT GAGTACCCTGGACACGTGTGGGAAAGAGTGCCAGCAGGTGTGCGGCAGCAACAACGACCAAG GCTCAGGTCTGGAGTACATCCTGCTGGGACTCACTGGGCCCCTCTTCCTGGGTGCCCTTGCCATCTACCACAAGAGGAAGAGGCTCTGGCATGATGCCCTGGCAGGTGGTCCCCTCCCCACGGCACAGGCCACCTCCtccatggctggggctgctgccacacCGTGGTGCCAGTTCAATGCCCGGAGGTGGGACAACCTGTGCTGGACCCAGCCGTGCTCCCCACAGGCGACAGAGCGTGCCACTGGCACAGCAAGGCAGAGCCTCAAACCCCAGGCCCTGCTGTGTGAGCCCCCCAGTGACGAAGGGGAGCCCTCTGCACCCCCGGAGCCCCGCGGtgccctgctgcagggcagccaGCTCTATGCCGTCATCGACGTGGTGCCAGTACGGCGTTGGAAGGAGTTCATGCGGATGCTGGAGCTGCGGGAGGCAGAGATTGAGCTGGTAGAGCTGGAGGTGGCCCACATCCGTGACCAGCAGTACGAGATGCTGAAGCGCTGGTGCCAGCAGACCAGTGCCACACTGGACCACGTCTTTGCCGCCCTGGAGCGCATGGAGCTGGCCGGCTGCGCCGAGGCACTGCGCCAGAGCCTGTCTGCGGGACCCTGA
- the TNFRSF25 gene encoding tumor necrosis factor receptor superfamily member 25 isoform X2, which translates to MSWCEGRPHGCTAPGAPWLPAALLSPCLQVILAALWLAASESQPPGWRDHGVPRRQRVLMQPLLRLRRRVTRSPCPAGMNWIETAHQCCPQCPAGTFLFKPCTSPENGSVCRACPAGTFRTQPNTLSECQACYECDRQAFQSVLSNCSATSNVACGCEPGHFRVCLDQPCSEFSCRKCQPCTGRLIQQPCSEVQDTLCDSSCKPNFYREGDECRPCHMSTLDTCGKECQQVCGSNNDQGSGLEYILLGLTGPLFLGALAIYHKRKRLWHDALAGGPLPTAQATSSMAGAAATPWCQFNARRWDNLCWTQPCSPQATERATGTARQSLKPQALLCEPPSDEGEPSAPPEPRGALLQGSQLYAVIDVVPVRRWKEFMRMLELREAEIELVELEVAHIRDQQYEMLKRWCQQTSATLDHVFAALERMELAGCAEALRQSLSAGP; encoded by the exons ATGAGCTGGTGTGAGGGCCGTCCCCACGGGTGCACGGCTCCTGGAGCAccctggctgcctgcagccttgCTCTCTCCCTGCTTGCAGGTGATCCTGGCAGCGCTGTGGCTGGCGGCCAGCGAATCGCAGCCCCCAGGGTGGCGGGACCACGGCGTGCCGCGAAGGCAGCGGGTCCTGATGCAGCCGCTCCTTCGCCTGCGGAGACGTGTCACCAGGTCCCCCTGCCCCGCCGGCATGAACTGGATCGAGACTGCTCACCAGTGCTGCCCCCAGTGTCCCGCAG ggacATTCCTGTTCAAGCCCTGCACAAGCCCTGAGAATGGCAGCGTGTGCCGCGCCTGTCCTGCTGGCACCTTCCGCACCCAGCCCAACACCCTCAGCGAGTGCCAGGCTTGCTACGAGTGTGACCGACAAG CTTTCCAGAGTGTGCTGAGCAACTGCTCGGCCACCAGCAACGTCGCCTGTGGCTGTGAGCCCGGCCACTTCCGTGTCTGCCTTGACCAGCCCTGCAGCGAGTTCTCTTGCCGGAAATGCCAGCCCTGCACTGGACGCCTCATCCAGCAACCCT GCTCGGAGGTGCAGGACACACTTTGCGACAGCAGCTGCAAGCCCAACTTCTACAGAGAGGGTGACGAGTGCCGGCCATGCCACAT GAGTACCCTGGACACGTGTGGGAAAGAGTGCCAGCAGGTGTGCGGCAGCAACAACGACCAAG GCTCAGGTCTGGAGTACATCCTGCTGGGACTCACTGGGCCCCTCTTCCTGGGTGCCCTTGCCATCTACCACAAGAGGAAGAGGCTCTGGCATGATGCCCTGGCAGGTGGTCCCCTCCCCACGGCACAGGCCACCTCCtccatggctggggctgctgccacacCGTGGTGCCAGTTCAATGCCCGGAGGTGGGACAACCTGTGCTGGACCCAGCCGTGCTCCCCACAGGCGACAGAGCGTGCCACTGGCACAGCAAGGCAGAGCCTCAAACCCCAGGCCCTGCTGTGTGAGCCCCCCAGTGACGAAGGGGAGCCCTCTGCACCCCCGGAGCCCCGCGGtgccctgctgcagggcagccaGCTCTATGCCGTCATCGACGTGGTGCCAGTACGGCGTTGGAAGGAGTTCATGCGGATGCTGGAGCTGCGGGAGGCAGAGATTGAGCTGGTAGAGCTGGAGGTGGCCCACATCCGTGACCAGCAGTACGAGATGCTGAAGCGCTGGTGCCAGCAGACCAGTGCCACACTGGACCACGTCTTTGCCGCCCTGGAGCGCATGGAGCTGGCCGGCTGCGCCGAGGCACTGCGCCAGAGCCTGTCTGCGGGACCCTGA
- the TNFRSF25 gene encoding tumor necrosis factor receptor superfamily member 25 isoform X3 yields the protein MQPLLRLRRRVTRSPCPAGMNWIETAHQCCPQCPAGERCPVRAAWHSTPWHSRGIAPGGRAPCHPTVPAGTFLFKPCTSPENGSVCRACPAGTFRTQPNTLSECQACYECDRQAFQSVLSNCSATSNVACGCEPGHFRVCLDQPCSEFSCRKCQPCTGRLIQQPCSEVQDTLCDSSCKPNFYREGDECRPCHMSTLDTCGKECQQVCGSNNDQGSGLEYILLGLTGPLFLGALAIYHKRKRLWHDALAGGPLPTAQATSSMAGAAATPWCQFNARRWDNLCWTQPCSPQATERATGTARQSLKPQALLCEPPSDEGEPSAPPEPRGALLQGSQLYAVIDVVPVRRWKEFMRMLELREAEIELVELEVAHIRDQQYEMLKRWCQQTSATLDHVFAALERMELAGCAEALRQSLSAGP from the exons ATGCAGCCGCTCCTTCGCCTGCGGAGACGTGTCACCAGGTCCCCCTGCCCCGCCGGCATGAACTGGATCGAGACTGCTCACCAGTGCTGCCCCCAGTGTCCCGCAGGTGAGCGCTGCCCGGTCCGTGCGGCATGGCACAGCACACCATGGCACAGCAGGGGCATTGCTCCAGGTGGCCGTGCTCCCTGTCaccccactgtccctgcagggacATTCCTGTTCAAGCCCTGCACAAGCCCTGAGAATGGCAGCGTGTGCCGCGCCTGTCCTGCTGGCACCTTCCGCACCCAGCCCAACACCCTCAGCGAGTGCCAGGCTTGCTACGAGTGTGACCGACAAG CTTTCCAGAGTGTGCTGAGCAACTGCTCGGCCACCAGCAACGTCGCCTGTGGCTGTGAGCCCGGCCACTTCCGTGTCTGCCTTGACCAGCCCTGCAGCGAGTTCTCTTGCCGGAAATGCCAGCCCTGCACTGGACGCCTCATCCAGCAACCCT GCTCGGAGGTGCAGGACACACTTTGCGACAGCAGCTGCAAGCCCAACTTCTACAGAGAGGGTGACGAGTGCCGGCCATGCCACAT GAGTACCCTGGACACGTGTGGGAAAGAGTGCCAGCAGGTGTGCGGCAGCAACAACGACCAAG GCTCAGGTCTGGAGTACATCCTGCTGGGACTCACTGGGCCCCTCTTCCTGGGTGCCCTTGCCATCTACCACAAGAGGAAGAGGCTCTGGCATGATGCCCTGGCAGGTGGTCCCCTCCCCACGGCACAGGCCACCTCCtccatggctggggctgctgccacacCGTGGTGCCAGTTCAATGCCCGGAGGTGGGACAACCTGTGCTGGACCCAGCCGTGCTCCCCACAGGCGACAGAGCGTGCCACTGGCACAGCAAGGCAGAGCCTCAAACCCCAGGCCCTGCTGTGTGAGCCCCCCAGTGACGAAGGGGAGCCCTCTGCACCCCCGGAGCCCCGCGGtgccctgctgcagggcagccaGCTCTATGCCGTCATCGACGTGGTGCCAGTACGGCGTTGGAAGGAGTTCATGCGGATGCTGGAGCTGCGGGAGGCAGAGATTGAGCTGGTAGAGCTGGAGGTGGCCCACATCCGTGACCAGCAGTACGAGATGCTGAAGCGCTGGTGCCAGCAGACCAGTGCCACACTGGACCACGTCTTTGCCGCCCTGGAGCGCATGGAGCTGGCCGGCTGCGCCGAGGCACTGCGCCAGAGCCTGTCTGCGGGACCCTGA
- the ESPN gene encoding espin isoform X2 encodes MALERVLLAARQGDVEALRGLRAAGLLRPGLRDALGASPAHHAARAGRLACLRYLAAEAALRGDARARNGATPAHDAAATGNLACLQWLLTQGGCGVQDTDNSGATILHLAARFGHHEVIDWLLRFGGSDPTAATNTGALPVHYAAVKGDFPSLRLLLGHCPSTLSAQTKTGATPLYLACQEGHLEIIQYLVQDCGADPHARAYDGMTPLHAAAQMGHNTVIVWLMSFTTVSLSERDAEGATAMHFAASRGHAKVLSWLLLHGGEITADSWGGTPLHDAAENGELECCQILVVNGADLSICDQDGYTAADLADYNGHSHCAQYLRTVENMSVEHRVLSRDPSVDGECRQPDSGMSSPNTTASVPQARFEVGSPASTLSNYDSCHSSQAGGAGPAPPDPLPCAGVPEPALADMQAYMDMLDPEMQPRGRGPAGEGPPPPPPPAFPPPPPPPPATRPPPPPPGYPAPAPPSAPHTADIYVRAKNNLRHVESQALRRELASRDSSPEGLRRADSSRRSRNFGKQPSTGDYYKHLGHVVAEQPGPQRMAHTEEASPISADTMSNGESKPGAELPPPPPPPPLPDTSCPTPPPPPPLAETPAGPRRSSSSTGRGKALRQMKSTKSFNMMSPTGDNSELLAEIKAGKSLKPTPQSKGFTTVFSGSGQAGANAESPVSSPSPTRTPTPPATPEAAGPPRCLAGGSPEPVLNGSSPVPAAGAGAAVEVEALVPSQDEQGRPIPEWKRQVMVRKLQLRMQEEEEQRRKEKEEEARLASMPAWRRDILRKKLEEEREQKRKEQEKLKREEEEKEKEQSEKLRTLGYDETKLAPWQRQIILKKGDIAKH; translated from the exons GCTACtccggccggggctgcgggacgcCCTGGGCGCGTCCCCCGCGCACCACGCCGCCCGCGCCGGCCGCCTCGCCTGCCTCCGGTACCTGGCGGCCGAGGCCGCGCTCCGCGGGGACGCGCGGGCGCGAAACGGGGCCACGCCGGCCCACGACGCCGCCGCCACCGGCAACCTCGCCTGTCTCCAGTGGCTGCTCACGCAGGGGGGCTGCGGCGTGCAG GATACAGACAACTCTGGTGCCACCATCCTGCACCTGGCAGCCCGCTTTGGTCACCATGAGGTGATCGACTGGCTCCTCCGCTTTGGAGGCAGCGACCCCACGGCGGCCACCAACACGGGAGCACTGCCCGTCCACTACGCTGCGGTCAAAGGGGATTTCCCTTCCCTGCGACTCCTCTTGGGACACTGCCCCAG TACACTGAGTGCCCAGACCAAGACGGGGGCCACCCCGCTGTACCTCGCCTGCCAGGAGGGCCacctggagatcatccagtacCTGGTGCAGGACTGTGGGGCTGACCCCCACGCGCGTGCTTATGACGGCATGACCCCACTGCACGCCGCCGCCCAGATGGGCCACAACACTGTCATCGTATGGCTG ATGAGCTTCACGACGGTGAGCCTGTCGGAGCGGGACGCCGAGGGGGCCACAGCCATGCACTTCGCCGCCAGCCGCGGCCATGCCAAGGTGctgagctggctgctgctgcacgGCGGGGAGATCACTGCTGACAGCTGGGGCGGCACACCGCTGCATGATGCCGCCGAGAATGGCGAGCTGGAG tgctgccagatCCTGGTGGTGAACGGTGCCGACCTCAGCATCTGTGACCAGGATGGCTACACAGCAGCCGACCTCGCTGACTACAATGGCCACAGCCACTGCGCCCAGTACCTGCGCACCGTGGAGAACATG agcGTGGAGCACCGCGTGCTGTCACGAGACCCCTCGGTGGATGGGGAATGCCGACAGCCCGACTCGGGCATGTCATCGCCCAACACCACGGCGTCGGTGCCCCAGGCGCGCTTCGAGGTGGGCTCCCCTGCCAGCACCCTCTCCAACTACGACTCCTGCCACTCCAGCCA ggcggggggtgCGGGTCCagccccccctgaccccctgcCCTGCGCAGGGGTGCCTGAGCCGGCGCTGGCGGACATGCAGGCGTACATGGACATGCTGGACCCCGAGATGCAGCCACGGGGCCGGGGCCCAGCAGGCGAGGGCCCCCCACCGCCACCACCCCCTGccttccccccaccaccacccccaccccccgccaCCCGGCCACCCCCGCCACCCCCCGGCTACCCTGCACCTgcgccccccagtgccccccacaCCGCTGACATCTACGTGCGGGCCAAGAACAACCTGCGGCATGTGGAGAGCCAAGCACTGCGCCGAGAG CTGGCATCGCGTGACAGCAGTCCCGAGGGCCTGCGCCGGGCCGACTCCAGCAGGCGGTCAAGGAATTTCGGCAAGCAGCCGAGCACCGGTGACTACTACAAGCACTTGGGGCACGTTGTGGCCGAGCAGCCAGGCCCCCAGCGAATGGCGCACACCGAGGAG GCATCACCCATCTCGGCGGACaccatgagcaatggggagagCAAGCCTGGTGCCGAGCTGCCGCCCCCACCCCCGCCCCCACCACTGCCCGACACCTCCTGCCCGACGCCCCCACCGCCGCCCCCTCTCGCCGAGActcccgccgggccccgccgctcctcctcctctacgGGAA GAGGAAAGGCGCTCAGGCAGATGAAGA GCACCAAGTCCTTCAACATGATGTCCCCCACCGGCGACAACTCGGAGCTGCTGGCCGAGATCAAAGCTGGGAAGAGCCTCAAGCCGACGCCACAGAGCAAAGGCTTCACCACCGTCTTCTCCGGCAGCGGCCAGGCAGGGGCCAAC GCAGAATCGCCAGTGTCGTCCCCGTCACCCACCAGGACGCCCACCCCGCCGGCCACCCCCGAGGCTGCTGGGCCACCACGCTGCCTGGCAGGGGGCTCACCAGAGCCAGTGCTGAACGGAAGCTCACcggtgccagcagcaggtgctggggCAGCGGTGGAGGTGGAGGCGCTGGTGCCGAGCCAGGACGAGCAGGGCCGACCCATCCCCGAGTGGAAGCGGCAGGTGATGGTGCGCAAGCTGCAGCTCCGcatgcaggaggaagaggagcagcgGCGCAAG GAGAAAGAAGAGGAGGCGCGCCTGGCCAGCATGCCGGCCTGGAGGAGGGATATCCTGCGCAAGAAGCTGGAGGAAGAGAG GGAGCAGAAACG gaaaGAGCAGGAGAAGCTAAagcgggaggaggaagagaaggagaaggagcagtcGGAAAAGCTAAGGACTCTCGGGTACGATGAGACAAAGCTGGCGCCCTGGCAGCGACAGATCATCCTTAAGAAGGGGGACATAGCCAAGCACTAG
- the ESPN gene encoding espin isoform X1, whose translation MALERVLLAARQGDVEALRGLRAAGLLRPGLRDALGASPAHHAARAGRLACLRYLAAEAALRGDARARNGATPAHDAAATGNLACLQWLLTQGGCGVQDTDNSGATILHLAARFGHHEVIDWLLRFGGSDPTAATNTGALPVHYAAVKGDFPSLRLLLGHCPSTLSAQTKTGATPLYLACQEGHLEIIQYLVQDCGADPHARAYDGMTPLHAAAQMGHNTVIVWLMSFTTVSLSERDAEGATAMHFAASRGHAKVLSWLLLHGGEITADSWGGTPLHDAAENGELECCQILVVNGADLSICDQDGYTAADLADYNGHSHCAQYLRTVENMSVEHRVLSRDPSVDGECRQPDSGMSSPNTTASVPQARFEVGSPASTLSNYDSCHSSQAGGAGPAPPDPLPCAGVPEPALADMQAYMDMLDPEMQPRGRGPAGEGPPPPPPPAFPPPPPPPPATRPPPPPPGYPAPAPPSAPHTADIYVRAKNNLRHVESQALRRELASRDSSPEGLRRADSSRRSRNFGKQPSTGDYYKHLGHVVAEQPGPQRMAHTEEASPISADTMSNGESKPGAELPPPPPPPPLPDTSCPTPPPPPPLAETPAGPRRSSSSTGSTKSFNMMSPTGDNSELLAEIKAGKSLKPTPQSKGFTTVFSGSGQAGANAESPVSSPSPTRTPTPPATPEAAGPPRCLAGGSPEPVLNGSSPVPAAGAGAAVEVEALVPSQDEQGRPIPEWKRQVMVRKLQLRMQEEEEQRRKEKEEEARLASMPAWRRDILRKKLEEEREQKRKEQEKLKREEEEKEKEQSEKLRTLGYDETKLAPWQRQIILKKGDIAKH comes from the exons GCTACtccggccggggctgcgggacgcCCTGGGCGCGTCCCCCGCGCACCACGCCGCCCGCGCCGGCCGCCTCGCCTGCCTCCGGTACCTGGCGGCCGAGGCCGCGCTCCGCGGGGACGCGCGGGCGCGAAACGGGGCCACGCCGGCCCACGACGCCGCCGCCACCGGCAACCTCGCCTGTCTCCAGTGGCTGCTCACGCAGGGGGGCTGCGGCGTGCAG GATACAGACAACTCTGGTGCCACCATCCTGCACCTGGCAGCCCGCTTTGGTCACCATGAGGTGATCGACTGGCTCCTCCGCTTTGGAGGCAGCGACCCCACGGCGGCCACCAACACGGGAGCACTGCCCGTCCACTACGCTGCGGTCAAAGGGGATTTCCCTTCCCTGCGACTCCTCTTGGGACACTGCCCCAG TACACTGAGTGCCCAGACCAAGACGGGGGCCACCCCGCTGTACCTCGCCTGCCAGGAGGGCCacctggagatcatccagtacCTGGTGCAGGACTGTGGGGCTGACCCCCACGCGCGTGCTTATGACGGCATGACCCCACTGCACGCCGCCGCCCAGATGGGCCACAACACTGTCATCGTATGGCTG ATGAGCTTCACGACGGTGAGCCTGTCGGAGCGGGACGCCGAGGGGGCCACAGCCATGCACTTCGCCGCCAGCCGCGGCCATGCCAAGGTGctgagctggctgctgctgcacgGCGGGGAGATCACTGCTGACAGCTGGGGCGGCACACCGCTGCATGATGCCGCCGAGAATGGCGAGCTGGAG tgctgccagatCCTGGTGGTGAACGGTGCCGACCTCAGCATCTGTGACCAGGATGGCTACACAGCAGCCGACCTCGCTGACTACAATGGCCACAGCCACTGCGCCCAGTACCTGCGCACCGTGGAGAACATG agcGTGGAGCACCGCGTGCTGTCACGAGACCCCTCGGTGGATGGGGAATGCCGACAGCCCGACTCGGGCATGTCATCGCCCAACACCACGGCGTCGGTGCCCCAGGCGCGCTTCGAGGTGGGCTCCCCTGCCAGCACCCTCTCCAACTACGACTCCTGCCACTCCAGCCA ggcggggggtgCGGGTCCagccccccctgaccccctgcCCTGCGCAGGGGTGCCTGAGCCGGCGCTGGCGGACATGCAGGCGTACATGGACATGCTGGACCCCGAGATGCAGCCACGGGGCCGGGGCCCAGCAGGCGAGGGCCCCCCACCGCCACCACCCCCTGccttccccccaccaccacccccaccccccgccaCCCGGCCACCCCCGCCACCCCCCGGCTACCCTGCACCTgcgccccccagtgccccccacaCCGCTGACATCTACGTGCGGGCCAAGAACAACCTGCGGCATGTGGAGAGCCAAGCACTGCGCCGAGAG CTGGCATCGCGTGACAGCAGTCCCGAGGGCCTGCGCCGGGCCGACTCCAGCAGGCGGTCAAGGAATTTCGGCAAGCAGCCGAGCACCGGTGACTACTACAAGCACTTGGGGCACGTTGTGGCCGAGCAGCCAGGCCCCCAGCGAATGGCGCACACCGAGGAG GCATCACCCATCTCGGCGGACaccatgagcaatggggagagCAAGCCTGGTGCCGAGCTGCCGCCCCCACCCCCGCCCCCACCACTGCCCGACACCTCCTGCCCGACGCCCCCACCGCCGCCCCCTCTCGCCGAGActcccgccgggccccgccgctcctcctcctctacgGGAA GCACCAAGTCCTTCAACATGATGTCCCCCACCGGCGACAACTCGGAGCTGCTGGCCGAGATCAAAGCTGGGAAGAGCCTCAAGCCGACGCCACAGAGCAAAGGCTTCACCACCGTCTTCTCCGGCAGCGGCCAGGCAGGGGCCAAC GCAGAATCGCCAGTGTCGTCCCCGTCACCCACCAGGACGCCCACCCCGCCGGCCACCCCCGAGGCTGCTGGGCCACCACGCTGCCTGGCAGGGGGCTCACCAGAGCCAGTGCTGAACGGAAGCTCACcggtgccagcagcaggtgctggggCAGCGGTGGAGGTGGAGGCGCTGGTGCCGAGCCAGGACGAGCAGGGCCGACCCATCCCCGAGTGGAAGCGGCAGGTGATGGTGCGCAAGCTGCAGCTCCGcatgcaggaggaagaggagcagcgGCGCAAG GAGAAAGAAGAGGAGGCGCGCCTGGCCAGCATGCCGGCCTGGAGGAGGGATATCCTGCGCAAGAAGCTGGAGGAAGAGAG GGAGCAGAAACG gaaaGAGCAGGAGAAGCTAAagcgggaggaggaagagaaggagaaggagcagtcGGAAAAGCTAAGGACTCTCGGGTACGATGAGACAAAGCTGGCGCCCTGGCAGCGACAGATCATCCTTAAGAAGGGGGACATAGCCAAGCACTAG